Proteins encoded in a region of the Massilia sp. UMI-21 genome:
- a CDS encoding metallophosphoesterase — MFSIVLNIVGTLFHLYVAARLYSLEAVRTRVPRRAWWIGAFLVWLLYFAGVRLGDEALDWRWWPGQFALTWLGITFVMSLCLLATDLLGGFGLWWRAHTHRLRVLGAAGGVLLAAFALFQGMRAPVVVEQEVVMQDLPRALDGTVIVAVSDIHLGAQRRSTWLAARVAQINALKPSAVLLLGDQVEDNPIGERQLAPTLRGLRAPWGVWAVTGNHEFYGDAETTVREFEEGGVRWLRDRQVLLAPGLVLAGIEDIGRRMRQERAFTGGLARTIPAATDTATILMSHIPAARIIEEAGARGVDLMLSGHTHGGQIWPFSYAVQKRFARYAGAYDVDGMLLYVTRGAGSWGPRMRLWQPGEIIRLTLRAPAPAQPAVPSFAARKGAPDA; from the coding sequence ATGTTCTCGATCGTCCTCAATATCGTCGGTACCCTGTTCCACCTGTACGTCGCCGCGCGCCTGTATTCGCTCGAGGCGGTGCGTACGCGCGTGCCGCGGCGCGCCTGGTGGATCGGCGCCTTCCTGGTCTGGCTGCTGTACTTCGCCGGCGTGCGCCTCGGCGACGAGGCGCTCGACTGGCGCTGGTGGCCGGGACAGTTCGCCCTGACCTGGCTCGGCATCACTTTCGTGATGTCCCTGTGCCTGCTGGCGACCGACCTGCTCGGGGGTTTCGGCTTGTGGTGGCGCGCGCATACGCACAGGCTGCGCGTGCTGGGCGCCGCCGGCGGCGTGCTGCTGGCGGCCTTCGCCCTGTTCCAGGGCATGCGCGCGCCGGTCGTCGTCGAGCAGGAAGTCGTCATGCAAGATTTGCCGCGCGCCCTGGACGGCACCGTGATCGTGGCGGTGAGCGACATCCACCTCGGCGCCCAGCGCCGTTCGACGTGGCTGGCGGCGCGCGTGGCGCAGATCAACGCGCTGAAGCCGTCCGCCGTCCTGCTGCTGGGCGACCAGGTCGAAGACAATCCCATCGGCGAGCGCCAACTGGCGCCCACCCTGCGCGGCTTGCGCGCGCCGTGGGGGGTGTGGGCCGTGACGGGCAATCACGAATTCTATGGCGACGCCGAGACCACCGTGCGCGAATTCGAGGAAGGCGGCGTGCGCTGGCTGCGCGATCGCCAAGTGCTGCTGGCGCCCGGCCTGGTGCTGGCCGGGATCGAGGACATCGGACGCCGCATGCGCCAGGAGCGCGCGTTCACCGGCGGACTGGCGCGCACCATTCCGGCTGCGACCGATACCGCCACGATCCTGATGTCGCACATCCCGGCCGCACGGATCATCGAGGAAGCCGGCGCGCGCGGCGTCGACCTGATGCTGTCCGGGCACACCCACGGCGGCCAGATCTGGCCCTTCAGCTATGCGGTGCAGAAGCGCTTCGCCCGGTATGCCGGGGCCTACGACGTGGACGGCATGCTGCTGTACGTGACGCGCGGCGCCGGCAGCTGGGGCCCGCGCATGCGCCTGTGGCAGCCGGGCGAGATCATCCGCCTCACGCTGCGCGCGCCGGCGCCGGCGCAGCCGGCCGTGCCAAGCTTCGCGGCGCGGAAAGGAGCCCCCGATGCCTGA
- a CDS encoding Hsp20 family protein — MRTFDLTPLYRSAIGFDRLASLLEQRGEPSYPPYNIELVSEDNYRIVMALAGFTRDEVEIVTERDSLHVTGRKQKDDTGRTFLHRGIAARDFEQRFQLANHVKVTAASFDNGMLTIELVREVPEAFKPRKIAIGDAAGAASNVQTLEQRAA; from the coding sequence ATGCGTACTTTCGACCTGACTCCCCTGTACCGTTCCGCCATCGGTTTCGATCGCCTGGCCAGCCTGCTCGAGCAGCGCGGCGAGCCGAGCTACCCGCCGTACAACATCGAACTGGTGAGCGAAGACAACTACCGCATCGTGATGGCCCTGGCCGGCTTCACCCGCGACGAAGTGGAAATCGTGACCGAGCGTGACAGCCTGCACGTCACCGGCCGCAAGCAGAAGGACGACACCGGGCGTACCTTCCTGCACCGCGGCATCGCGGCGCGCGATTTCGAACAGCGCTTCCAGCTGGCGAACCACGTGAAGGTCACCGCCGCATCGTTCGACAACGGCATGCTCACCATCGAACTGGTGCGCGAAGTGCCGGAAGCGTTCAAGCCGCGCAAGATCGCCATCGGCGACGCCGCCGGCGCCGCCTCCAACGTCCAGACCCTGGAGCAGCGCGCCGCCTGA